The following proteins come from a genomic window of Burkholderia sp. PAMC 26561:
- a CDS encoding FMN-binding glutamate synthase family protein — MEAKSVHFARLQQEESQGYDRKAIDYIHSAAQRGLYEIRGLGAKRRVPHFDDLLFLGASLSRYPLEGYREKCTTRTVLGTRFATKPVVLDIPITIAGMSFGALSANVKEALGRAATAMGTSTTTGDGGMTQEERRSSKTLVYQCLPSRYGFNPDDVRRADAIEIVIGQGAKPGGGGMLLGQKINPRVASMRTLPAGVDQRSASRHPDWTGPDDLAIKIQELREITDWEKPIYVKVGATRVFNDVKLAIHAGADVVVVDGMQGGTAATQTCFIENVGIPTLAAVRQAVDALEELNMKGQVQLIVSGGIRTGADVAKAIAMGADAVAIGQGMLMALGCNSDTYFQDGALHSAAADYAALNTSPGFCHHCHTGKCPVGVTTQDASLEQRLQPDEGSRRARNYLKTLNMELATIARACGKQNVHHLEPEDLVALTVEAAAMARIPLAGTSWIPGWKE; from the coding sequence ATGGAAGCAAAATCGGTTCATTTCGCCCGCTTGCAGCAGGAAGAGTCGCAAGGCTACGACCGCAAGGCGATCGACTACATCCACTCGGCCGCGCAACGCGGGCTGTATGAAATTCGCGGTTTGGGCGCGAAGCGCCGCGTACCGCATTTCGACGACCTGCTTTTTCTGGGAGCATCGTTGTCGCGCTATCCGCTCGAAGGGTACCGCGAGAAATGCACGACGCGGACCGTGCTCGGTACTCGGTTCGCAACGAAACCGGTCGTGCTCGACATTCCCATCACGATTGCGGGCATGAGCTTCGGCGCGCTGTCGGCGAACGTCAAGGAGGCGCTCGGCCGGGCCGCCACAGCGATGGGCACCTCGACCACTACGGGCGACGGCGGCATGACACAGGAAGAGCGGCGTTCGTCGAAGACGCTGGTCTATCAGTGCCTGCCATCGCGTTATGGCTTCAATCCGGACGATGTGCGCCGTGCCGACGCCATCGAAATAGTGATCGGCCAGGGTGCAAAGCCGGGCGGCGGCGGCATGCTGCTCGGCCAGAAGATCAATCCGCGCGTGGCGTCAATGCGCACGCTGCCGGCAGGCGTCGACCAGCGTTCGGCGAGTCGCCATCCGGATTGGACCGGCCCCGACGACCTGGCGATCAAGATCCAGGAACTCAGAGAAATCACCGATTGGGAAAAGCCGATTTACGTGAAGGTCGGCGCGACGCGCGTGTTCAACGACGTCAAGCTTGCGATACACGCGGGCGCCGATGTCGTCGTGGTTGACGGAATGCAGGGCGGCACGGCGGCGACGCAAACCTGCTTTATCGAAAACGTGGGGATTCCGACGCTCGCGGCGGTGCGTCAGGCGGTGGACGCGCTCGAAGAACTCAACATGAAAGGCCAAGTGCAGTTGATCGTGTCGGGAGGCATCCGGACGGGCGCCGATGTCGCCAAAGCAATCGCGATGGGTGCGGATGCGGTGGCGATCGGGCAGGGCATGCTGATGGCGCTGGGCTGTAACAGCGACACCTATTTCCAGGACGGCGCGCTTCATTCGGCGGCGGCAGACTACGCCGCCCTGAACACGTCGCCGGGATTTTGCCATCACTGTCATACGGGCAAGTGCCCAGTCGGCGTGACCACACAAGACGCGTCGCTGGAGCAACGCCTGCAGCCGGACGAAGGGTCGCGCCGCGCACGTAATTACCTGAAGACGCTGAACATGGAACTCGCCACGATAGCCCGCGCCTGCGGCAAGCAAAACGTCCATCACCTCGAACCCGAAGATCTTGTCGCGTTGACTGTCGAGGCTGCGGCCATGGCGCGTATTCCGCTCGCGGGCACATCGTGGATACCGGGCTGGAAAGAGTAA
- a CDS encoding APC family permease yields the protein MSNPQSSTPAVPASSDGLRPGTLGFTEVIGQSIANLSPTFTPSINVTAIAALAGAGTWLIYGLSTIGLLLVSMSIIALSSRIATAGSFFIYIARALGPMAGGIAGWGLIAAYVGTAMGVGAAGVVFVQNAFVAWGINVPSWAIYTVFVGLAWFFSARDVKLSSRLSLGIEAASVVIVGGVLIYVLALHPEHIVDPTQLKLQGVSGKGMAQGMVLGIFSYVGFESAASLGQETKNPLRVIPRAVVWSLILSGLFFMFVAYSMTIAYHDDATKLGGDSAVLNTLLTSVGASSLGPVFYLIASVSAFSCVLACINSSSRLLYSMGRYQFVHRSMGMVHRTHRTPYLAVAFSSVLTLVVCIAMLGTGPLNTFGYTSTFATFGFLVTYFLVAVSAPIYLKKQGELKSINVVWGVLGALAMVGAVIGSVYPVPDYPYNILPYLFVAYMLVGAVWLMALKKRSPQVLQKIEHDLEVSDVMTHGKK from the coding sequence ATGAGCAATCCGCAAAGCAGCACGCCCGCAGTGCCGGCATCTTCCGACGGCTTGCGTCCCGGCACATTGGGCTTTACCGAGGTTATCGGTCAATCCATCGCGAACCTGTCTCCGACCTTTACGCCGTCGATCAACGTGACCGCGATTGCAGCACTGGCGGGTGCGGGCACCTGGTTGATCTACGGCCTGTCAACCATCGGGCTGTTGCTGGTCAGCATGAGCATCATTGCGCTGTCAAGCCGGATCGCGACGGCGGGGTCGTTCTTCATTTACATCGCTCGCGCGCTCGGGCCGATGGCGGGCGGTATTGCGGGGTGGGGGCTGATTGCAGCCTACGTGGGAACCGCGATGGGGGTCGGCGCTGCCGGCGTGGTGTTCGTGCAGAATGCATTCGTGGCATGGGGCATCAATGTCCCATCGTGGGCGATTTACACGGTCTTCGTGGGCTTGGCCTGGTTCTTCTCCGCACGCGATGTAAAGCTTTCCTCGCGGTTATCGCTCGGGATCGAAGCGGCTTCCGTGGTGATCGTGGGCGGTGTGCTGATCTACGTGCTGGCGTTGCATCCGGAACATATCGTCGATCCCACGCAGCTGAAGCTGCAAGGGGTAAGCGGCAAAGGCATGGCGCAGGGAATGGTGCTGGGCATCTTCTCTTACGTCGGGTTTGAAAGCGCGGCCTCTCTTGGCCAGGAGACGAAGAACCCGTTGCGCGTCATTCCGCGCGCTGTCGTCTGGAGCCTGATATTGTCGGGGCTCTTCTTTATGTTCGTGGCGTATTCAATGACGATTGCCTATCATGATGACGCGACCAAACTTGGCGGTGATTCGGCCGTGCTCAACACTTTGCTCACGAGCGTCGGTGCGTCGTCACTGGGCCCGGTGTTTTATCTGATCGCTTCGGTCAGCGCGTTTTCGTGCGTGCTTGCGTGCATCAACTCATCGAGCCGATTGTTGTATTCGATGGGACGTTACCAGTTCGTGCACCGTTCCATGGGCATGGTTCACCGGACGCACCGGACGCCTTACTTAGCTGTCGCGTTCTCGTCGGTCCTGACCTTGGTCGTCTGCATTGCGATGCTCGGCACTGGCCCACTCAATACTTTCGGCTATACCAGTACGTTCGCTACCTTTGGTTTTCTTGTGACGTATTTTCTCGTCGCAGTGTCAGCGCCGATCTATCTGAAGAAGCAGGGCGAACTGAAGTCGATCAATGTCGTGTGGGGCGTGCTCGGCGCGCTTGCAATGGTCGGTGCAGTGATCGGCAGCGTGTACCCGGTGCCCGATTATCCCTACAACATTTTGCCTTATCTATTCGTTGCTTATATGCTTGTCGGCGCTGTCTGGCTGATGGCACTCAAGAAGCGCTCACCCCAGGTGCTGCAGAAGATCGAGCACGATCTGGAAGTTAGCGACGTGATGACTCACGGCAAAAAATAG
- a CDS encoding bifunctional protein-serine/threonine kinase/phosphatase, whose translation MSIQEYDIRVQPERGECAALEIGCVSSTARSAKADHINADYVGVMSGDLAARAARGITIALADGISGSKGGRVASELAVRTFIDAYYGLPHTLQPDVAAGRALEAIHGWLHHIGRVDPELNQMAACFAALIVRRATAYLVAAGDVRLYLLRDRQLTQLGDDDVVPVAFGAYVAHAVGMHPALVTRIEAMELRKADRLLLCSDGLYRRVPVRELQAVLAAGGAALDTARRLNALAVARGTKDDVTSAVIDVGSLPLLDLGYLERVVGALPILAVPDAGDVVDGYLLKSVLNDGFYSRIFTGYDLVDPDTALALKFPKPRVEQDDNVRQSIVRERWLAGKIGDEGVLAPIPVDPARQTRLYVVMPLGKGVTLEKLLATPPPIALNRALAIARNLGRSIHALNRREIFHRDIKPENVLIIKGDATRLLDLGFGHMPGMGVPEPDAAPGSPAYMAPELMRGAKGDARSEVFAFGVTLYRLFSGGQLPYGFNGRVPLYQYRPDAPEWLDLILEKTMQPDPSRRYQDVLEVCADLERFSNGRDTLTPVRRKSLLERNPVLFWQLLALLLLALAMGSLMRH comes from the coding sequence ATGAGCATCCAAGAATACGACATCCGGGTTCAGCCTGAGCGCGGCGAGTGCGCCGCGCTCGAGATCGGTTGCGTTTCTTCCACGGCCCGCAGCGCCAAAGCGGATCACATCAACGCAGACTATGTTGGCGTAATGTCTGGTGACCTAGCCGCCCGGGCTGCGCGCGGCATCACGATTGCGTTGGCCGATGGCATTAGCGGCAGCAAGGGCGGCCGGGTCGCGTCCGAACTCGCCGTGCGAACATTCATTGATGCTTACTACGGGCTGCCGCACACGTTACAGCCGGACGTGGCAGCAGGGCGTGCGCTTGAAGCAATACACGGTTGGCTGCATCATATCGGGCGTGTCGATCCCGAATTGAACCAGATGGCCGCTTGCTTCGCGGCGCTGATCGTGCGCCGAGCGACCGCTTATCTCGTCGCGGCGGGCGATGTACGGCTCTATCTGCTCCGAGATAGGCAACTCACCCAGCTAGGCGACGACGATGTGGTGCCGGTCGCCTTCGGCGCTTACGTGGCGCATGCGGTCGGCATGCATCCAGCGCTGGTAACGCGAATCGAGGCCATGGAGTTGCGAAAAGCGGACCGTCTGTTGCTGTGTTCCGACGGGCTGTATCGGCGCGTTCCGGTGCGTGAGTTGCAGGCGGTGCTGGCGGCAGGAGGCGCTGCTCTTGACACCGCGCGTCGGCTTAATGCGCTGGCGGTCGCCCGCGGCACGAAGGACGATGTGACCAGCGCAGTGATCGATGTCGGCAGTCTGCCTTTGCTCGATTTAGGCTACCTGGAGCGAGTGGTCGGCGCTTTACCCATTTTGGCTGTTCCAGATGCAGGAGATGTCGTCGACGGATACCTGCTGAAGAGCGTCCTGAACGACGGCTTTTATTCGCGGATTTTTACCGGCTACGATCTGGTTGATCCAGACACCGCGCTTGCATTGAAGTTTCCCAAGCCCCGTGTCGAGCAGGACGACAATGTACGCCAGTCGATCGTGCGCGAGCGCTGGCTGGCCGGCAAGATTGGCGATGAAGGTGTCCTCGCGCCGATACCCGTCGATCCCGCCCGGCAGACCCGGCTCTACGTAGTCATGCCGCTCGGCAAGGGTGTCACTCTCGAAAAACTGTTGGCAACACCGCCGCCTATTGCCCTGAACCGTGCGCTCGCGATCGCGCGAAATTTGGGCCGTTCAATCCACGCGCTGAATCGCCGCGAGATCTTTCATCGTGATATCAAGCCCGAGAACGTGCTTATCATCAAGGGCGATGCGACGCGCCTGCTCGATCTGGGATTCGGACATATGCCGGGCATGGGTGTACCTGAACCCGACGCTGCACCCGGGTCGCCTGCCTATATGGCGCCGGAGTTGATGAGAGGCGCAAAAGGGGATGCACGATCCGAAGTTTTCGCGTTCGGTGTAACGCTTTACCGCCTGTTCAGCGGCGGCCAGCTGCCCTATGGTTTCAATGGTCGCGTGCCGCTTTACCAGTACAGACCCGACGCGCCGGAATGGCTCGATCTGATCCTTGAAAAAACGATGCAGCCTGACCCTTCTCGCCGATATCAAGACGTGCTTGAAGTCTGCGCCGATCTCGAACGGTTTTCTAACGGGCGTGACACCTTGACGCCTGTTCGTCGCAAGTCCTTGCTCGAGAGAAATCCGGTGCTGTTCTGGCAGTTACTTGCGCTGCTATTGCTCGCGTTGGCAATGGGGTCGTTGATGCGACATTGA
- a CDS encoding ABC transporter permease — protein sequence MTNQLFESALGITALWYVRSVDFDAAQRQLNIGVDFVILDKQRTDVLSQKLKRIFVKLGVLPILLVVAVAIFTSMSANFLTLENLTNVIRQSAFLIIVSLGQMMVLLAGGFDLSVGTILALTSVVSALTMSFLATVWPNMIPLVIMVGCLAGFLSGVLVGVVNGFGVAFFGVSPFIMTLGVSSMGFGIALFLTGGTPIYGMPPKFGSVVGFGSFLGIPFPIWITILLIGASYLLINWTRVGRAFYAVGGNERAALLSGINTRQSQFLVFVLSAGLSGVAGVLLTARLDSGEANIGTTMPLESIAACVIAGVSLRGGSERLRT from the coding sequence ATGACGAATCAATTGTTTGAATCCGCCCTCGGTATCACGGCTCTTTGGTATGTTCGAAGTGTTGACTTCGATGCTGCTCAGCGGCAGCTCAATATTGGTGTGGACTTCGTCATTCTTGATAAGCAGCGCACCGACGTGCTTTCGCAAAAACTCAAGCGAATATTTGTTAAGCTTGGCGTGCTTCCAATCCTGCTAGTGGTTGCGGTAGCAATTTTTACTTCAATGTCCGCGAACTTCCTCACGCTTGAGAATCTTACTAACGTAATCCGCCAATCTGCATTCCTTATTATTGTCTCCCTTGGTCAGATGATGGTCCTTCTCGCCGGTGGGTTCGATCTCTCCGTTGGAACAATCCTTGCCCTAACGTCGGTAGTTTCAGCATTGACGATGTCGTTCTTGGCGACCGTATGGCCTAACATGATCCCATTAGTCATCATGGTTGGCTGCCTGGCGGGTTTCCTTTCCGGTGTCCTCGTCGGAGTCGTCAACGGTTTCGGCGTCGCGTTCTTTGGCGTGTCGCCGTTTATCATGACGCTTGGCGTATCTTCAATGGGTTTTGGGATTGCACTTTTTCTAACCGGTGGTACGCCAATCTATGGGATGCCACCCAAATTTGGCTCGGTCGTCGGCTTCGGTTCGTTCCTTGGTATTCCCTTCCCGATTTGGATCACAATTCTGCTCATTGGCGCTTCCTATCTACTTATAAACTGGACGCGGGTCGGACGCGCGTTCTACGCGGTTGGCGGCAACGAGAGGGCTGCGCTACTATCTGGCATCAATACACGCCAATCGCAATTCCTTGTTTTTGTGCTGTCTGCTGGACTTTCGGGGGTCGCTGGGGTCCTGCTCACCGCACGCTTGGATTCGGGAGAAGCTAACATTGGCACCACGATGCCCCTGGAGTCCATCGCTGCATGCGTTATTGCTGGCGTGAGTTTAAGAGGGGGATCGGAAAGGTTGAGAACGTGA
- a CDS encoding IS110 family transposase, with product MPTLTIGLDIAKNVFQIHGVDRHGKVVIQRKLRRSDVLKFFAKLESGLIGIEACHGSHFWARELTALGHTVRLLPTQYVKPFLIGGKNDANDAAAICAAVTRAGIHFVAIKSAEQQSLQSVHRMRQRLVLERTAKSNQIRSMFAEEGVIFPIGLPQLKKGVMALVNDPDSGITTLLRRLGSMYLEQLKALQQWLDELATEIAEIFKSNEACQRLATVPGIGPVIATALVSSVGDPSQFKNGRQFAAWLGLTPMQRSSGGKTRLGGITKRGDTYLRTLLVQGARAVMHFVSRRNDSHSQWIKSVMQRRHVSIAAIALANKTARIAWAILTGNGCFRAA from the coding sequence ATGCCTACGCTTACCATCGGTCTAGACATCGCAAAAAACGTGTTTCAGATTCACGGCGTTGATCGCCACGGGAAAGTGGTCATTCAGCGAAAGCTTCGCCGAAGTGACGTGCTGAAGTTCTTCGCAAAACTCGAATCTGGTCTGATTGGCATCGAGGCCTGCCACGGATCGCATTTTTGGGCTCGTGAATTGACTGCCTTAGGTCATACGGTCCGGTTGCTACCAACGCAGTACGTAAAGCCATTCCTCATCGGCGGCAAAAACGATGCGAATGACGCGGCTGCGATCTGTGCAGCAGTCACTCGTGCGGGCATCCACTTTGTCGCGATAAAAAGCGCGGAACAGCAGTCGCTGCAATCGGTGCATCGCATGCGCCAACGACTGGTCCTGGAGCGTACTGCCAAGTCCAATCAGATCCGAAGCATGTTTGCCGAAGAGGGTGTGATCTTCCCGATTGGTCTTCCGCAGTTAAAAAAGGGGGTGATGGCGCTGGTCAACGACCCCGATTCCGGCATCACCACTTTGCTAAGACGGCTTGGATCAATGTACCTTGAGCAACTGAAGGCATTGCAGCAATGGCTCGACGAACTTGCCACCGAGATAGCGGAGATATTCAAAAGCAATGAGGCCTGCCAGCGGCTCGCTACAGTTCCGGGAATTGGGCCGGTTATTGCGACTGCGCTCGTGAGCAGTGTGGGCGATCCCTCGCAGTTCAAGAATGGGAGACAGTTCGCAGCCTGGCTGGGGCTAACGCCGATGCAAAGATCGAGTGGAGGCAAAACGCGATTAGGCGGTATCACAAAGCGCGGCGACACTTATCTAAGAACTTTGCTTGTACAGGGTGCCCGCGCGGTAATGCACTTCGTGAGTCGGCGCAATGACAGTCACAGCCAGTGGATCAAATCCGTTATGCAACGCCGTCACGTGAGCATCGCGGCGATCGCCCTGGCGAACAAGACGGCGCGCATCGCTTGGGCCATATTGACGGGCAACGGCTGTTTCAGGGCTGCATAG
- a CDS encoding IS110 family transposase, translated as MQHTIVGVDIAKNVIQLHWVDLDTGEIVNKPVKRAAFLEHFANRLPCRIGMEACGGAQHWARRLVEMGHEVKLMPAKFVKAFNTGNKNDAADARAIWMATQMPSKAVAVKTEAQQAVLALHRMRQQLVKFRTMQINSLRGLLTEYGEVMGQGRTALDKAIPSVLERLVDRLPAILIDTLREQWNGLITLDKQIVEIERRLQAWMKEDKACKAISAIPGVGLLTATAAVATMGDAKAFKSGREFAAWLGLVPGQTGSGGKVQLLGISKRGDTYVRTLLIHGARSVLFHAKEPGRWIEEMKKRRPLNVVTVALANKMARTIWAILAHDTPYRKDHLSVKPA; from the coding sequence ATGCAACATACGATCGTGGGTGTAGACATCGCAAAGAACGTCATCCAGCTGCATTGGGTCGACCTTGACACCGGTGAAATCGTGAACAAACCGGTCAAGCGCGCAGCGTTTCTCGAACACTTCGCGAATCGCTTACCGTGTCGGATTGGGATGGAAGCTTGCGGCGGTGCGCAACATTGGGCACGGCGACTCGTCGAAATGGGTCACGAGGTAAAGCTGATGCCTGCTAAATTCGTCAAGGCTTTCAATACTGGAAACAAAAATGACGCTGCCGACGCGCGCGCTATCTGGATGGCAACGCAAATGCCCAGCAAAGCAGTTGCAGTGAAGACCGAAGCCCAGCAAGCTGTTCTGGCGCTGCACCGAATGAGACAGCAACTCGTGAAATTCCGCACGATGCAAATCAATAGCCTTCGTGGTTTGCTGACTGAATACGGTGAAGTGATGGGCCAGGGGCGCACGGCGCTGGACAAGGCGATACCAAGCGTGCTCGAACGGTTGGTTGATAGGCTACCTGCGATCCTGATCGACACGCTGCGTGAACAATGGAATGGGCTGATAACTCTGGATAAGCAAATTGTCGAAATTGAACGACGCCTGCAGGCGTGGATGAAAGAGGATAAAGCGTGCAAGGCAATATCTGCCATACCAGGCGTTGGCTTGCTGACCGCGACAGCTGCAGTCGCAACGATGGGTGACGCGAAAGCCTTCAAATCGGGACGAGAGTTTGCTGCGTGGCTTGGTCTGGTTCCGGGGCAAACCGGATCGGGTGGCAAGGTACAGCTATTGGGTATCAGTAAAAGAGGGGACACCTATGTGCGCACCTTGCTAATTCACGGCGCCCGCAGTGTGCTATTTCACGCAAAGGAGCCTGGTAGATGGATCGAAGAAATGAAAAAGCGGCGACCATTGAACGTTGTGACAGTCGCACTCGCCAACAAGATGGCGAGAACGATCTGGGCAATATTGGCGCATGATACCCCTTACCGAAAAGATCACCTGAGCGTGAAGCCAGCTTGA
- a CDS encoding IS110 family transposase, whose translation MTHTVVGVDIAKNVMQVHWVDPQTGEVVNRPIKRAAFLEYFANRSPCLIGMESCSGSQHWARQLVQMGHQVKLMPAKFVKAFNIANKSDAADARAIWMATQMQSKPVAIKTESQQAVLALHRMRQQLIKFRTMQINSLRGLLTEYGEVIGTGRAALEKGIIGVFARLSDRLPVMLIDTLREQWNGVDEIDRQVAQIERRLNEWMKNNEAVKAIAAIPGVGLLSATAAVATMGDAGTFKSGREFAAWLGLVPAQSGSGGKVALLGISKRGDTYLRTLLVHGARSVIYHVKEPGAWVEQMKLRRPLNVVIVAMANKLARIIWAVLAHQKPYQKGHKSVRPI comes from the coding sequence ATGACACATACCGTCGTTGGTGTGGATATCGCAAAGAACGTGATGCAAGTTCACTGGGTTGATCCTCAGACGGGCGAGGTCGTGAATCGACCGATAAAGCGAGCCGCTTTTCTCGAATATTTTGCTAACCGCTCGCCTTGTCTGATAGGAATGGAGTCGTGCAGCGGGTCACAACATTGGGCGCGGCAACTGGTCCAGATGGGTCACCAGGTAAAGTTAATGCCTGCAAAGTTCGTGAAAGCGTTCAATATTGCAAACAAAAGCGATGCTGCCGACGCACGTGCCATATGGATGGCGACTCAGATGCAAAGCAAGCCTGTGGCAATAAAGACAGAGTCTCAACAAGCTGTCCTAGCATTGCATAGGATGCGTCAGCAGCTCATCAAATTTCGAACGATGCAGATCAATAGTCTGCGAGGCTTGCTCACCGAGTACGGCGAAGTCATTGGCACTGGCCGCGCTGCTTTAGAGAAAGGCATAATCGGAGTTTTCGCCCGACTATCAGATCGGTTGCCTGTGATGTTGATCGATACGCTTCGTGAGCAGTGGAACGGGGTTGATGAGATCGATCGGCAAGTCGCGCAGATTGAACGGCGTTTAAATGAATGGATGAAGAACAATGAGGCCGTCAAGGCGATTGCAGCCATCCCGGGCGTCGGATTGCTTAGCGCGACGGCGGCGGTTGCAACGATGGGCGACGCAGGAACGTTCAAGTCCGGCAGGGAGTTCGCGGCGTGGCTTGGTCTTGTTCCCGCGCAGAGCGGCTCCGGAGGCAAGGTAGCGTTACTCGGCATAAGTAAGCGAGGCGATACCTATCTCAGAACATTACTCGTGCATGGCGCTCGAAGCGTTATCTATCATGTCAAAGAGCCCGGGGCGTGGGTGGAACAGATGAAACTACGGCGTCCACTAAATGTCGTCATAGTAGCCATGGCAAACAAATTGGCTCGAATTATATGGGCAGTGCTCGCCCATCAAAAGCCTTATCAGAAAGGTCACAAGAGCGTTCGACCCATCTGA
- a CDS encoding LysR family transcriptional regulator, which yields MLNDMVKKSSSVTMPNLPALEVFLAVARHQSFRRAAKERGVGPSALSHAVRSLEETLDMRLFNRTNRSICLTEAGEHLLRRVAPALGEIAEAIEEIGLLKSRPTGTLRLNVPRNAAELVIKPVMTEFLAAYPGITLEVVTDDGIVDIVGKGFDAGIRAAPDLSQDMISIPVGPRLRFAVVGSPGYFTGRDMPGAPHDLTGHACIGRRYPSGAIYPWVFAKDSEEIKIDVSGPLIADDRALIIAGALSGIGLAHIHEALVADQLARGELVRVLEEWCPTLPTFFLYYPGRRQLPAPLRAFIDMFRSRAWPGHNV from the coding sequence TTGCTCAACGATATGGTGAAAAAAAGCTCATCTGTGACCATGCCTAATCTGCCGGCGCTCGAGGTTTTCCTTGCAGTGGCCCGGCATCAAAGCTTCCGTCGAGCCGCGAAAGAGCGAGGCGTCGGCCCGTCTGCGCTGAGCCACGCCGTTCGTAGCCTTGAAGAAACGCTCGACATGCGGCTGTTCAACAGGACCAACCGAAGCATTTGCTTGACTGAAGCGGGCGAGCATCTACTTCGGCGAGTGGCGCCAGCATTAGGTGAAATCGCAGAGGCGATCGAAGAGATTGGCCTGTTGAAAAGCCGACCAACTGGCACGCTGCGCCTCAACGTGCCTCGCAATGCGGCTGAGCTCGTCATTAAACCCGTAATGACTGAGTTCCTCGCAGCCTACCCTGGCATCACGCTCGAGGTCGTCACCGATGACGGGATCGTAGACATCGTGGGCAAAGGTTTCGATGCCGGAATTCGGGCGGCCCCGGATCTGAGCCAGGATATGATCTCCATCCCTGTGGGCCCCCGTTTGCGCTTTGCCGTAGTTGGCTCCCCGGGCTATTTCACTGGCCGCGACATGCCAGGAGCACCTCACGATCTGACCGGACATGCTTGCATCGGCCGACGCTATCCAAGTGGCGCGATATACCCGTGGGTTTTCGCGAAAGACTCCGAAGAGATCAAGATCGATGTGTCCGGGCCGCTGATCGCGGACGACCGGGCTCTGATCATTGCTGGTGCGCTCAGCGGCATTGGCCTGGCGCACATTCATGAGGCGCTGGTGGCAGACCAGCTCGCAAGAGGCGAACTGGTGCGCGTTCTAGAAGAATGGTGCCCGACCCTGCCAACATTTTTTCTCTATTATCCCGGCAGGCGGCAACTTCCCGCACCGCTGCGTGCCTTCATCGATATGTTTCGCAGCCGCGCATGGCCAGGTCATAACGTTTAA
- a CDS encoding alpha/beta fold hydrolase — protein sequence MTTVFFPKMPGSHHRVELNGIRIHYTLAGAGDPLVLLHGFPMTSYYWRKVIPALAEHFTVIVPDLRGCGDSDRPSAGYDKRTVAEDIHRLVQHLKLGPINLISHDVGMMVAYAYASRFPAEVKRLVLTEAALAGFGLEALFDADKNPRMFHLPLFEAPNGLAEALITGQESLFVAHMMRQQAYDTTALDHDALEEYSRHLAAPGALHGGIEYFRAHRIDKIHNFEHASSKLPMPVLTIGGTASFGVNLESEIRPLAQNLRSAMIDECGHYLAEERPEKLTELLLNFLLQPA from the coding sequence ATGACAACTGTTTTTTTTCCAAAGATGCCAGGAAGTCACCATCGGGTGGAATTGAATGGCATTCGGATTCACTACACCCTGGCGGGTGCTGGGGATCCGCTGGTGCTGCTTCATGGCTTTCCAATGACATCATATTATTGGCGCAAAGTCATTCCGGCGCTAGCGGAGCACTTTACCGTTATCGTGCCCGATCTTCGCGGCTGCGGTGATTCCGACCGGCCCTCCGCTGGCTACGATAAGCGGACGGTAGCCGAGGATATACATCGACTGGTGCAGCATCTCAAACTTGGGCCTATCAACCTCATCAGCCACGACGTAGGAATGATGGTCGCCTATGCTTACGCGAGTCGTTTTCCGGCGGAGGTCAAGCGATTGGTGCTGACCGAGGCCGCGCTTGCCGGCTTTGGCCTGGAGGCCCTGTTCGATGCCGACAAAAATCCGCGCATGTTTCATTTGCCGCTTTTTGAAGCGCCGAATGGATTAGCCGAGGCACTTATTACCGGGCAAGAATCGCTTTTCGTGGCTCACATGATGCGTCAACAAGCCTACGACACGACGGCATTGGATCACGACGCGCTGGAGGAATACTCGCGCCACCTCGCCGCCCCTGGAGCATTGCACGGCGGTATCGAATATTTTAGAGCCCACCGCATCGACAAGATTCATAACTTTGAACATGCGAGCTCAAAGCTACCCATGCCCGTCCTCACGATTGGTGGAACAGCAAGCTTCGGTGTCAATCTGGAGTCCGAGATTCGTCCGCTTGCGCAAAACTTACGCAGCGCGATGATCGACGAGTGTGGCCATTATCTTGCAGAGGAGCGGCCGGAGAAGCTAACCGAACTGCTGTTGAATTTCCTCTTGCAACCCGCGTGA
- a CDS encoding (R)-mandelonitrile lyase, with product MKLNYSGDVPSQTVNSEWYSGQVWTTALAESEAPQRLHVVLATFAPGARTAWHTHPYGQILIATSGSGRVQLAGEPAKTLNPGDSVTIAAGERHWHGAGPDQVFTHISIQGARPDGTMADWFDLVTDEVYAQAARETHS from the coding sequence ATGAAACTAAATTACTCAGGTGATGTGCCAAGCCAGACCGTCAACTCCGAATGGTATAGCGGCCAGGTGTGGACAACCGCACTTGCAGAGAGCGAAGCTCCGCAACGGCTGCATGTGGTACTGGCGACCTTCGCCCCGGGTGCGCGCACTGCGTGGCATACCCACCCGTACGGTCAGATACTCATCGCTACATCGGGATCCGGGCGCGTGCAACTCGCTGGCGAACCGGCGAAAACACTCAATCCGGGCGATAGCGTCACGATCGCCGCAGGTGAGCGCCATTGGCATGGCGCAGGACCGGACCAGGTTTTTACCCATATCTCGATTCAGGGGGCACGTCCGGACGGCACCATGGCGGACTGGTTTGATCTTGTCACCGACGAGGTGTACGCACAAGCGGCGCGGGAGACGCACTCATGA